A stretch of Lachancea thermotolerans CBS 6340 chromosome D complete sequence DNA encodes these proteins:
- the SSH4 gene encoding Ssh4p (similar to uniprot|P32343 Saccharomyces cerevisiae YKL124W SSH4 Suppressor of SHR3 confers leflunomide resistance when overexpressed (putative) involved in ER functions) translates to MQKLSAYSPTGFQISGDPLFDPPIGDHQDGEAISLVFLISLSVTFAVLMLMLIIVAVYVTFCSTDESEYDEEVASALPNLFKKKRSGVLLDGSFLTPGQYDDEQALLEQEAQELPRMSTFEVELYQRCREFQKMCPPIVKEFGTYTNINDKQFIKDRGIQSYYFLPSINDNVDQYGNFLPSFIVQDKLDVTFTKFNRSSSAVMNYPLPHNKKDAVYFEVKVFKYPAKSNSIFSCGLVTCPYPYFRMPGMAQFSIAYESTGKLRMNNPFYANTLLPKLQEGDVIGFGYRYKTGTILITHNGKKLMDLTHNVGIDLFIGIGAMNAAYTRSYTREGLMEDCDNVSLRERILASDMDQKAPRAIHEQLENVHDSHDEDLASDEIELQVNLGQLGFVYVEANVKKYAFGSVYGEIGVPPAYNGDEIKKDVVLQKGEDLPPMYPTEELAPLAETTVTIREGEPSSKDLEEYENRSSTFDREDGAEEVRPLKPRSNKKKNRKKNRKRGAKRGFK, encoded by the coding sequence ATGCAGAAGCTCTCTGCTTATAGCCCGACCGGGTTCCAGATTTCGGGAGACCCCCTCTTCGACCCACCTATTGGAGATCACCAGGATGGCGAAGCCATAAGCCTTGTGTTCTTGATCAGCCTGTCAGTTACCTTCGCAGTATTGATGCTGATGCTGATAATAGTAGCCGTCTACGTGACGTTTTGCAGCACCGACGAGTCTGAGTATGACGAGGAAGTGGCGTCCGCGTTGCCCAAcctgttcaagaagaagcgtAGCGGGGTTCTGCTGGATGGCTCGTTCCTCACTCCAGGCCAATACGACGACGAGCAAGCCCTCCTCGAACAGGAGGCACAGGAATTGCCCCGCATGTCAACGTTTGAGGTCGAACTGTACCAGCGGTGCCGcgagtttcaaaaaatgtgTCCTCCCATTGTAAAGGAGTTTGGAACATATACGAACATCAACGACAAgcagttcatcaaggaCCGGGGCATCCAGAGTTATTATTTTCTGCCCTCCATCAACGACAACGTCGACCAGTACGGGAATTTTCTGCCCAGTTTCATCGTTCAGGACAAACTCGATGTTACGTTCACCAAATTCAACAGAAGCTCTTCTGCGGTAATGAACTACCCACTTCCGCACAACAAGAAAGACGCAGTCTACTTCGAGGTCAAGGTGTTCAAGTATCCCGCCAAATCTAACTCGATCTTCAGCTGCGGCCTGGTGACGTGTCCGTACCCCTACTTTAGAATGCCCGGCATGGCACAGTTTTCCATAGCATACGAGTCAACAGGCAAGCTGCGGATGAATAATCCATTCTATGCTAACACATTGTTGCCTAAGCTTCAGGAGGGTGATGTCATAGGGTTTGGGTACCGGTATAAAACTGGGACCATCCTAATTACGCATAACGGTAAAAAACTAATGGATCTGACGCACAATGTTGGAATCGACCTATTTATCGGTATTGGCGCAATGAATGCTGCGTACACAAGAAGCTACACGCGAGAGGGCCTGATGGAGGATTGTGATAATGTGTCCTTGCGCGAGCGCATACTTGCAAGCGACATGGATCAAAAGGCGCCTCGAGCAATACACGAACAGTTGGAAAATGTTCACGACTCGCATGATGAGGATTTAGCATCTGATGAAATTGAATTGCAAGTCAACTTAGGACAGCTGGGGTTCGTATATGTGGAAGCCAACGTAAAGAAGTATGCATTCGGAAGCGTCTACGGAGAAATCGGAGTACCGCCAGCATACAACGGAGACGAGATCAAAAAGGACGTTGTACTGCAAAAGGGCGAAGACTTACCCCCAATGTATCCAACTGAAGAGTTGGCACCGCTGGCGGAAACAACGGTAACGATTCGTGAAGGCGAACCAAGCTCTAAAGATCTGGAAGAGTATGAGAATAGGTCATCAACTTTTGATCGAGAAGATGGAGCTGAGGAGGTGCGCCCACTGAAGCCTAGGagcaacaagaaaaaaaatcggAAGAAAAACCGCAAGCGCGGCGCAAAGCGCGGTTTCAAGTGA
- the SBA1 gene encoding Hsp90 cochaperone SBA1 (similar to uniprot|P28707 Saccharomyces cerevisiae YKL117W), whose protein sequence is MSPTITPEVLWAQRSSSTDAEKNYLLVTIVIPDCSEPSLDLESTHLEFKAKSPGHVGDEQEHQYHLRIDFFKEIDAKKSLGRVANGRNYFLKLYKKDLEEEYWPRLTKEKLKYHYIKTDFNKWVDEDEQEEQEEEDFGFPGAGAGAGGQDAQAAALQELLKGGGQGAGQQDQAAALQELLKNGGQGLGGEDA, encoded by the coding sequence ATGTCACCAACCATTACACCTGAAGTACTGTGGGCGCAGAGATCCAGTAGCACCGACGCTGAGAAGAACTACTTATTGGTCACAATTGTGATCCCAGACTGCAGCGAACCCTCTCTGGACCTGGAATCCACGCACCTGGAGTTCAAAGCCAAGTCTCCTGGCCACGTGGGCGACGAGCAGGAGCACCAATACCACCTGCGCatcgacttcttcaaggaaATTGACGCCAAGAAGTCGCTGGGACGCGTGGCGAACGGCAGAAACTACTTCCTGAAACTCTACAAAAAGGACCTCGAGGAGGAGTACTGGCCCCGCCTGACCAaggagaagctgaagtACCACTACATCAAAACCGACTTCAACAAGTGGGTCGATGAGGACGAGCAGGAGGaacaggaagaagaagacttcGGGTTCCCAGGTGCCGGTGCCGGTGCTGGCGGCCAGGATGCCCAGGCCGCGGCCCTGCAGGAGCTTCTGAAAGGCGGCGGCCAAGGCGCGGGCCAGCAGGACCAGGCAGCCGCTCTGCAAGAGCTGTTAAAGAACGGCGGCCAAGGCCTGGGCGGTGAAGACGCCTGA
- a CDS encoding glucose-6-phosphate 1-epimerase (highly similar to uniprot|Q03161 Saccharomyces cerevisiae YMR099C Hypothetical ORF), whose product MSVEETDTEVILTHPENSKTFVKILKYGATVYSWSLEGQEQLWLSSAAKLDGSKPVRGGIPLVFPVFGKNEDDEFLSKLPQHGLARNSTWEFLGQVSANPPTVQFGLGPELANPELTKLWPMDYSLILTVELGSGHLKTHIEVSNTSSSQPLKFNWLFHTYLKIADIEDTLVSNLTGAKLYDQMLQESYVDRQPVVSFHEELDRIYQRVQEDRLIQVIDKGHPIHTVKRHNLPDVVTWNPWVEKSKGMADFEPKSGFKEMVCVESGHVHSLLELQPGQSWTAYQLLYKDELNYQVL is encoded by the coding sequence ATGTCAGTAGAAGAAACAGATACCGAAGTCATCCTGACGCATCCTGAAAACAGCAAGACCTTTGTCAAGATCCTCAAGTATGGCGCTACTGTCTACTCCTGGAGTCTAGAGGGCCAAGAACAGCTGTGGTTATCCTCAGCTGCCAAGCTGGACGGGTCAAAGCCTGTGCGTGGTGGTATTCCATTGGTGTTTCCTGTATTTGGAAAGAACGAGGATGATGAGTTCCTCAGCAAACTGCCCCAGCATGGCCTAGCCAGAAACTCTACTTGGGAGTTTCTGGGCCAGGTTAGCGCTAACCCTCCTACGGTGCAGTTTGGACTGGGCCCCGAGTTGGCTAACCCCGAGCTGACAAAGCTATGGCCAATGGACTactctttgattttgacgGTCGAACTAGGCTCGGGGCACTTGAAGACGCACATCGAGGTGTCAAACACTTCTAGCTCGCAACCGCTGAAATTCAACTGGCTGTTCCACACCTACCTCAAGATCGCGGACATCGAAGACACTCTAGTGTCCAACCTAACGGGTGCCAAGCTTTACGACCAAATGCTGCAGGAGTCCTACGTTGACAGACAGCCCGTGGTTTCGTTCCACGAGGAACTGGACCGCATCTACCAAAGGGTGCAGGAGGACCGTCTAATACAGGTCATCGACAAGGGCCACCCTATACACACCGTCAAGAGGCACAATCTGCCCGATGTCGTGACCTGGAATCCATGGGTCGAGAAGTCCAAGGGAATGGCAGACTTCGAGCCCAAGAGCGGATTCAAAGAGATGGTATGCGTGGAATCCGGCCATGTTCACAGCCTTCTGGAGCTACAACCAGGCCAGAGCTGGACCGCATACCAGCTGCTCTACAAGGACGAACTCAACTACCAAGTGCTTTGA
- the PRR1 gene encoding serine/threonine protein kinase PRR1 (similar to uniprot|P28708 Saccharomyces cerevisiae YKL116C PRR1 Protein kinase with a possible role in MAP kinase signaling in the pheromone response pathway), translated as MDDKSAAMYRNSAAQAPKIAQAEFPAVEERPGHSDSIEVATTPPKLSTSQFGEGDMNMLPTPLVYTPCSPGSAVRSPMEQKFPSTPSSATARAKKGYGGLMPIGAELLNRSHILEDRQRILSEYAPHSALAPATASSLSQRVSSLSGVELKLDAIHEYAPASQSSLTAADPAQSDSEDVLTGYSVNDTSTPLYWRKVKQIGVGNFSDVYLYEVTEQNAAMPQKVAVKRVKYPEALTLSASPKSPRFREVLSRVENSLTRELEALLCVSHPCIIQFLAINDPTFLNNKRPLSSRDLSRGLPPCDMVMSYCAGGDLFELASQNTLPDWLLRRIFTELTLAVKYLHENLIVHRDLKLENVLIKYPLDDILAMREQPELLHNHHLVELADFGLCRRIEPEEMCTTRCGSEDYVSPEILMGVPYDGRLSDSWAMGVILYALLEDRLPFDPLPSAAPGKRQRRSSTAHRISRFEWRWIKMPESDSPAKEIVGNCLTRKNLRYSIQEIYKNPYVHELVPTLRFAS; from the coding sequence ATGGACGATAAGAGCGCTGCAATGTACCGGAACTCAGCGGCGCAAGCACCGAAAATTGCACAAGCTGAGTTTCCCGCCGTAGAGGAGCGTCCTGGCCACTCTGATAGCATTGAGGTTGCTACAACGCCTCCAAAGTTATCAACCAGCCAGTTCGGGGAGGGCGACATGAATATGCTGCCAACCCCGTTGGTCTACACGCCGTGTTCCCCGGGTTCAGCCGTTAGGTCCCCGATGGAGCAGAAGTTTCCAAGCACTCCATCCAGCGCGACCGCGCGCGCAAAAAAGGGGTACGGCGGCTTGATGCCAATTGGTGCTGAGCTCCTCAACAGATCTCATATCCTGGAAGATCGGCAGCGGATCCTGTCTGAGTACGCGCCCCACAGCGCTTTGGCCCCGGCTACCGCAAGCAGCCTCTCACAGAGAGTTTCATCGCTTTCGGGTGTGGAGCTGAAGCTCGATGCCATTCATGAATACGCGCCTGCCTCTCAGAGTTCGCTGACTGCCGCTGACCCTGCTCAAAGCGATTCCGAGGACGTCCTAACGGGTTATTCAGTTAACGACACCTCCACCCCACTCTACTGGAGGAAAGTGAAACAGATCGGAGTGGGAAACTTCAGTGACGTCTACCTCTATGAGGTGACCGAACAAAATGCGGCAATGCCACAGAAGGTTGCTGTGAAGCGTGTAAAATATCCCGAGGCATTGACACTATCTGCATCCCCAAAATCTCCGCGCTTTCGCGAAGTTCTCTCACGCGTTGAAAACTCCCTAACAAGAGAGCTTGAGGCCCTCCTCTGCGTTTCCCATCCTTGTATTATTCAATTTCTAGCAATTAATGACCCCACTTTCCTGAACAACAAGCGCCCGCTCAGCTCAAGAGACCTTTCCAGAGGGCTACCTCCATGCGACATGGTCATGTCCTACTGCGCGGGTGGCGACCTTTTTGAGCTAGCCAGCCAGAACACATTACCAGATTGGCTGCTACGAAGAATATTTACAGAGCTCACTTTGGCTGTAAAGTACCTCCACGAAAACCTTATTGTACATCgagacttgaagcttgagAACGTTTTGATAAAGTACCCTCTGGACGACATCCTTGCGATGCGCGAGCAGCCAGAGCTCTTGCATAACCACCACCTCGTTGAACTTGCGGACTTTGGGCTTTGCAGGCGGATCGAGCCTGAGGAGATGTGCACTACCCGGTGCGGGTCTGAAGATTACGTTTCACCTGAAATCCTCATGGGGGTGCCTTATGATGGTCGCTTGAGCGATTCATGGGCAATGGGCGTGATTTTATATGCATTACTTGAGGATAGGCTTCCCTTCGATCCATTGCCCTCGGCAGCCCCTGGAAAAAgacagagaagaagctctaCAGCACACAGAATATCGCGTTTCGAATGGAGGTGGATCAAAATGCCTGAATCAGATTCTCCCGCCAAAGAGATCGTTGGTAACTGTCTCACTCGTAAGAACCTTCGTTATAGCATTCAGGAGATTTACAAAAATCCCTATGTCCACGAACTGGTCCCAACTTTGCGGTTCGCTTCTTGA
- the APN1 gene encoding DNA-(apurinic or apyrimidinic site) lyase APN1 (highly similar to uniprot|P22936 Saccharomyces cerevisiae YKL114C APN1 Major apurinic/apyrimidinic endonuclease 3'-repair diesterase involved in repair of DNA damage by oxidation and alkylating agents controls spontaneous mutations), with protein MRVSPASYHAFHPASNMYVKEFDSKKVVMLSKKNVVTHSTYSLTETVMSQFSRCSTSKYKFGAHISTAGGISNSVTNAYNIGCNAFAMFLKSPRKWVSPDYTQEEIDKFKQKCKELGYNPLTDVLPHGQYFINLANPEPEKAEKSYASFIDDLKRCEQLGVGLYNFHPGSSLKGNHAKQLRQLASYINKAIAETKFVKIVLENMAGTGSLVGSDLQDLKDVIDMVENKDRVGVCVDTCHTFAAGYDISSKDSYDKFWQTFDKTVGFKYLSAIHLNDSKAPLAANRDLHEKLGQGFLGLEVFKLVANSEFLRGIPVILETPHTKDEGYGHEIKLLEWLEGLDEAKDQPEFESKSKDLLSEGAKSRNEQLAKFDKKKTKATKVSKKRANNGTDISQQLSSKRAKKET; from the coding sequence ATGCGCGTTTCTCCAGCGTCGTATCACGCTTTCCATCCAGCATCAAATATGTATGTAAAAGAATTTGACAGTAAAAAAGTCGTAAtgttatcaaagaaaaatgtGGTGACACATTCAACATATTCGCTCACTGAAACCGTAATGTCCCAGTTCTCTAGATGCTCAACTTCCAAGTATAAATTCGGCGCGCACATTTCCACAGCTGGCGGCATCTCTAACAGTGTAACAAACGCTTACAACATCGGATGTAATGCATTTGCCATGTTTCTGAAGTCTCCGCGGAAATGGGTGTCGCCGGACTACACCCAAGAGGAGATCGACAAATTCAAGCAGAAATGCAAGGAACTCGGCTACAATCCTTTGACAGATGTCCTGCCGCATGGCCAGTACTTCATCAATTTAGCGAACCCAGAGCCGGAGAAAGCCGAGAAGAGCTATGCGAGTTTCATTGATGACCTCAAAAGGTGTGAACAGCTGGGCGTTGGGCTCTATAACTTCCACCCCGGCTCGTCGCTGAAAGGAAACCATGCAAAGCAGCTGCGCCAGCTCGCGTCGTACATCAATAAGGCAATCGCCGAAACAAAATTTGTAAAGATTGTCCTCGAGAACATGGCGGGAACGGGCTCCCTGGTGGGAAGCGACCTGCAAGACCTAAAGGATGTGATCGACATGGTTGAGAACAAGGACAGGGTTGGCGTGTGTGTCGACACGTGCCACACGTTCGCTGCAGGCTACGACATCAGCTCCAAGGATTCTTATGACAAATTCTGGCAAACTTTCGACAAGACGGTGGGATTCAAGTACCTCTCAGCAATCCATCTTAATGACTCCAAGGCTCCTCTTGCTGCAAATCGTGATTTGCACGAAAAGCTTGGCCAAGGCTTCTTAGggcttgaagtttttaaGCTAGTTGCGAACTCAGAGTTCTTGCGCGGCATACCTGTGATACTGGAAACCCCCCATACCAAAGACGAAGGGTACGGCCACGAGATTAAGCTTTTGGAGTGGCTGGAAGGCCTTGACGAGGCAAAAGACCAGCCTGAATTTGAGTCGAAGTCTAAAGATTTACTCTCTGAAGGTGCCAAGTCTCGAAATGAGCAACTAGCTAAATTTGATAAGAAAAAGACCAAAGCAACGAAGGTCAGCAAAAAGCGCGCGAACAACGGCACAGATATATCCCAGCAATTGAGCTCAAAAAGGGCGAAGAAAGAGACCTAA
- the RAD27 gene encoding multifunctional nuclease RAD27 (similar to uniprot|P26793 Saccharomyces cerevisiae YKL113C RAD27 5' to 3' exonuclease 5' flap endonuclease required for Okazaki fragment processing and maturation as well as for long-patch base-excision repair member of the S. pombe RAD2/FEN1 family): MGIKGLNAIISEHVPSAVRKSEIKNFFGRKVAIDASMSLYQFLIAVRQQDGVQLASESGETTSHLMGIFYRTLRMIDNGIKPCYVFDGKPPVLKSHELSKRSARRATTEEKLKEAVEEAEKLKHERRLVKVTPEHNEEAKKLLRLMGLPYVEAPCEAEAQCAELAKAGKVYAAASEDMDTLCYRTPFLLRHLTFSEAKKEPIHEINTEILLQGLELSIEQFIDLGIMLGCDYCDSIRGVGPVTALKLIKEHKTLENIVEYIESGQANNKWKVPENWPFKEARQLFLDPDVVKGSEVDLKWSEPQEQELVDFMCKEKGFNEERIRSGIKRLQKGLKTGVQGRLDGFFKVKPKNKEQLAAANAKAKSTKAGKQATKGKVGKPGRPRK; this comes from the coding sequence ATGGGTATCAAGGGCCTCAATGCCATTATCTCGGAGCACGTACCCTCCGCGGTGCGCAAGAGcgaaatcaaaaacttcttcgGGCGCAAGGTGGCCATCGACGCGTCCATGTCGCTATACCAGTTCCTCATCGCCGTCCGGCAACAGGACGGTGTGCAACTGGCAAGCGAGTCTGGGGAAACCACGTCACACCTCATGGGAATATTCTACCGGACGCTGCGCATGATCGACAATGGCATTAAGCCGTGCTACGTGTTCGACGGTAAACCGCCCGTTCTGAAGTCGCACGAGCTCAGCAAGAGAAGCGCCCGGCGCGCGACCACAGAggagaaactcaaagagGCCGTAGAGGAGGccgaaaagctgaagcaCGAGCGCCGCCTTGTGAAGGTGACGCCAGAACACAACGaggaagccaagaagctgctgcgcCTGATGGGCCTGCCCTACGTCGAAGCGCCGTGCGAGGCCGAAGCCCAGTGTGCTGAGCTCGCGAAAGCCGGCAAGGTCTACGCTGCTGCAAGCGAGGATATGGACACCCTATGCTACCGCACGCCGTTCCTGCTGCGCCATCTAACGTTCTCcgaggccaagaaggagccTATCCACGAGATCAACACCGAGATCCTGCTGCAGGGACTCGAGCTCTCCATCGAGCAATTCATCGATCTCGGCATCATGCTGGGTTGCGACTACTGCGACAGCATCCGTGGCGTGGGCCCCGTCACCGCattgaagctcatcaaggAACACAAGACTCTGGAAAACATCGTGGAGTACATCGAATCCGGCCAGGCCAACAACAAGTGGAAAGTGCCCGAAAACTGGCCGTTCAAGGAGGCGCGCCAGCTATTCCTAGATCCGGACGTCGTCAAGGGCTCGGAAGTCGACCTTAAATGGTCTGAGCCCCAGGAACAGGAGCTCGTGGATTTCATGTGTAAGGAGAAAGGCTTCAACGAAGAGCGCATCCGGTCCGGGATAAAAAGACTACAAAAAGGGCTAAAGACCGGAGTACAAGGCAGGCTCGACGgttttttcaaagtgaAACcgaagaacaaagagcAGCTGGCCGCGGCAAACGCCAAGGCTAAGTCCACTAAAGCAGGCAAGCAGGCTACAAAGGGTAAAGTAGGCAAGCCTGgaaggccaagaaaataG
- the ABF1 gene encoding DNA-binding protein ABF1 (some similarities with uniprot|P14164 Saccharomyces cerevisiae YKL112W ABF1 DNA binding protein with possible chromatin-reorganizing activity involved in transcriptional activation gene silencing and DNA replication and repair), which translates to MSLYEYKHPIINKELATGPDAASRKQFPTLEAWYDVVNDYEFQARCPIILKNSHRNKHFTFACHLKSCPFKVLLSYSGHNKDGPFEQHGGPGGAEHEVGGEHGHGHPGASAGSPGAHNGGLKDEHDDVSAAIAAAVAAVTDGSNGNAAGGNGAGGNGLGGQVGAGQAPGMGARSGSGSGPASGSPSDHNGSGDDSLLDPDDPQQMSSVRGPFTVTKIDPYHNHPLESNLSLSKFVLTKVPRILQNDLKFDSILESLCNDEDNTVAKFRVSQYVEESGILDILKERYGLTDQDLDKKLLSHIARRITTYKARFVLKKKKNGTYGVPSSSMSAAAAAAAAINANGGAGAGSGPHDQTDELGGKKRGYGAGHHHHNGVNGDVPGDHEDELEGRKRTRTNKISTAVKMGTRSSLVNDPALAQLDDVNDSEDNKPPEDLAEQLRLLSSHLKEVEQQQQQQQQQQQHQEQQHHQHHQHHQHQDDHQLHQHHQQHSQMAGHHHSPGKEDIPDENIQPELRGQ; encoded by the coding sequence ATGAGCCTGTACGAATACAAACATCCAATTATCAACAAGGAGCTGGCGACCGGGCCGGACGCCGCGTCGCGCAAGCAGTTCCCAACGCTGGAGGCGTGGTACGACGTGGTCAACGATTACGAGTTCCAAGCGCGTTGCCCCAtcatcttgaagaactcgcaTCGCAACAAACACTTCACGTTCGCGTGCCACCTGAAGTCGTGCCCCTTCAAGGTGCTACTGAGCTACTCAGGCCACAACAAGGACGGGCCATTTGAGCAGCACGGCGGCCCCGGGGGTGCCGAGCACGAGGTCGGCGGCGAGCACGGCCACGGTCACCCGGGTGCGTCCGCGGGCTCGCCCGGAGCGCACAACGGCGGCCTCAAGGACGAGCACGACGACGTCAGCGCCGCCATCGCCGCGGCCGTCGCGGCTGTGACCGACGGCAGCAATGGCAACGCGGCCGGCGGCAACGGCGCTGGCGGTAACGGGCTTGGCGGCCAGGTCGGAGCTGGCCAGGCGCCCGGCATGGGCGCCCGGTCCGGCTCGGGGTCCGGCCCCGCGTCCGGCTCGCCCTCCGACCACAACGGCTCGGGCGACGACTCGCTGCTCGACCCCGACGACCCACAGCAGATGTCCTCTGTGCGCGGGCCCTTCACAGTCACAAAAATCGACCCTTATCACAACCACCCTCTGGAGTCCAACCTGAGTCTGTCGAAGTTCGTGCTCACCAAGGTGCCACGCATCCTGCAGAACGACCTCAAGTTCGACTCCATTCTCGAGTCCCTGTGCAACGACGAGGACAACACCGTCGCCAAATTCCGCGTCTCGCAATATGTCGAGGAAAGCGGGATCCTGGACATCCTGAAGGAGCGGTACGGCCTCACAGACCAGGACctcgacaagaagctgctgtcCCACATCGCACGCCGTATCACTACCTACAAGGCCCGTTTTgtgctcaagaagaagaaaaacgGCACCTATGGCGTGCCCTCTAGCTCAATGTCTGCCGCGGCGGCCGCTGCCGCAGCCATAAACGCCAACGGCGGTGCGGGCGCCGGTAGCGGGCCCCACGACCAGACCGACGAGCTTGGCGGCAAGAAAAGGGGTTACGGCGCTggccaccaccaccacAACGGTGTCAATGGCGACGTGCCTGGCGACCACGAGGACGAGCTGGAGGGCCGCAAGCGTACTCGCACCAACAAGATATCCACCGCGGTAAAGATGGGCACGCGCTCGTCTTTGGTCAACGACCCAGCTCTCGCGCAGCTTGACGATGTTAACGACTCCGAGGACAACAAGCCACCTGAGGACCTCGCCGAGCAGCTGCGTCTGCTCAGTTCCCATCTCAAGGAAGTcgagcagcaacagcaacaacagcaacagcagcagcaacaccAGGAGCAGCAACACCATCAACACCACCAGCACCACCAGCACCAGGACGACCACCAACTCCACCAGCACCACCAGCAACACTCACAAATGGCAGGGCACCACCACTCGCCCGGGAAGGAGGATATTCCAGACGAAAATATCCAGCCAGAGCTCAGAGGCCAGTAG